One region of Abditibacteriota bacterium genomic DNA includes:
- a CDS encoding shikimate dehydrogenase gives MENFAFIIHPITAKKDIARKFPAANLLPESFLELVMRNMKPVDVSHITGIRSKDGTEAEGWFIGCPLSSKQFMEMPVEVCYKKIMECIDIAEKKGAKIVGLGAFTSVVGDAGKTLSERANIAVTSGNSYTIATAIEGSMRAGRIMGVDPENAKISIVGATGSIGKTCTKMYDGKCARITLVGRDLDRLEAAMSEIKHTPARISADVQNGIADADIVVAVSSSVDAIIMPSYLKPGAVVCDVARPRDVSVKVAEERDDVLVIEGGVVKVPGEVDFHFDFGFPKGTAYACMSETMILALEKRYESYTTGRDISVEKVNEISELATKHGFEMAGFRSFERAVSEEEVEQIRKNAFEDEIVE, from the coding sequence GTGGAAAACTTTGCATTTATCATACACCCCATCACTGCCAAAAAGGATATAGCCCGCAAGTTCCCGGCGGCGAACCTGCTGCCCGAAAGCTTTCTGGAGCTGGTGATGCGCAACATGAAGCCTGTGGACGTGTCCCATATAACGGGCATCCGTTCCAAGGACGGCACCGAGGCGGAGGGCTGGTTTATCGGCTGTCCTCTCTCCTCTAAGCAGTTCATGGAAATGCCTGTGGAGGTGTGCTACAAAAAGATCATGGAGTGCATCGATATCGCCGAAAAGAAGGGAGCAAAGATAGTCGGGCTGGGAGCCTTTACCTCCGTGGTGGGGGACGCCGGCAAGACCCTGTCGGAGCGGGCCAACATTGCGGTCACCTCCGGCAACAGCTACACCATAGCCACCGCCATCGAAGGCTCCATGAGGGCAGGGCGCATCATGGGAGTGGACCCGGAGAACGCCAAGATATCCATAGTAGGCGCCACCGGCTCCATAGGCAAGACCTGCACCAAGATGTATGACGGCAAATGCGCCCGCATCACTCTGGTGGGCAGGGATCTGGACAGGCTGGAAGCCGCCATGAGCGAGATAAAGCATACCCCGGCCCGTATATCTGCCGACGTGCAGAACGGCATAGCCGATGCGGATATAGTGGTGGCCGTGTCCAGCTCCGTGGACGCCATCATCATGCCCTCCTATCTGAAGCCCGGCGCAGTGGTCTGCGACGTGGCCCGTCCCAGAGACGTGTCCGTCAAGGTGGCTGAGGAAAGAGACGACGTGCTGGTCATCGAGGGCGGCGTAGTCAAGGTGCCCGGCGAAGTGGACTTTCACTTTGACTTTGGCTTCCCCAAGGGGACTGCCTACGCCTGCATGAGCGAGACCATGATCCTGGCTCTGGAAAAGCGTTACGAAAGCTATACCACCGGCCGGGATATCTCCGTGGAAAAGGTCAATGAGATCAGCGAGCTGGCCACGAAGCACGGCTTTGAGATGGCGGGCTTCCGCAGCTTCGAGAGAGCCGTGTCCGAAGAAGAGGTGGAGCAGATACGCAAGAACGCCTTTGAGGACGAGATAGTGGAGTAG
- a CDS encoding alpha/beta hydrolase: MSALRLSLLCAAFCALSLLSLAVGAEPGYTEEKGIVYDVRDGVTLVMDMKTRDDGKKRKPCCVAIHGGGWSEGTVEASDWLGAPLADMGYTVFGITYRLAPDHRFPAQIEDCKCAVRFIRANAKKYNIDPRRIVAYGSSAGGHLASLLGVLPEGVYEGKGPYQKYSSRADLVINSLGPEDMGFFARVPGSALTGVYGYLFDLSGKDLSYWTAKASPSSYVSRRSAPHLLLYGGRDDLVYPAQGELFYNKLRQAGVYAEMHVSPESGHGLPPEFRMQYIWPFLSKFFGEVK; the protein is encoded by the coding sequence ATGTCTGCCCTCAGGCTCTCTCTGTTGTGCGCAGCCTTCTGCGCGCTGTCCCTGCTGTCCCTTGCCGTCGGGGCCGAGCCCGGCTATACAGAGGAAAAGGGCATCGTATATGACGTGCGGGACGGAGTGACCCTGGTGATGGACATGAAGACCAGGGACGACGGCAAAAAGCGCAAGCCCTGCTGCGTGGCCATCCACGGAGGCGGATGGAGCGAAGGCACCGTGGAAGCCAGCGACTGGCTGGGAGCCCCTTTGGCAGATATGGGCTACACCGTGTTTGGCATCACCTACAGGCTGGCTCCGGACCATAGGTTCCCGGCCCAGATAGAGGACTGCAAATGCGCCGTCAGGTTCATCAGGGCCAACGCCAAAAAATACAACATCGACCCCCGCAGGATAGTGGCCTACGGCAGCTCTGCGGGAGGACATCTGGCCAGTCTGCTGGGAGTGCTCCCGGAGGGAGTCTATGAGGGCAAGGGCCCCTATCAAAAGTATTCCTCCCGGGCCGATCTGGTCATCAACAGTCTGGGACCGGAGGATATGGGATTCTTTGCCCGGGTCCCGGGCAGCGCTCTGACCGGCGTCTATGGCTATCTGTTTGACCTGTCCGGGAAGGACCTGTCCTACTGGACAGCAAAGGCCAGCCCCTCGAGCTACGTCAGCCGGCGTTCGGCGCCGCATCTGCTGCTCTACGGCGGCAGGGACGACCTGGTGTACCCGGCCCAGGGCGAGCTGTTTTACAACAAATTGAGGCAGGCCGGGGTCTATGCCGAGATGCACGTCAGTCCCGAGTCGGGACACGGGCTGCCCCCGGAATTCAGGATGCAATATATCTGGCCGTTTTTGAGCAAGTTTTTCGGAGAAGTGAAATGA